Proteins encoded within one genomic window of Actinoplanes octamycinicus:
- a CDS encoding outer membrane protein assembly factor BamB family protein, with product MLIDLDVAPAPAPERDRRIPWRKLRGAAAAAVLLLLGGAAAPPRIEAFPQIAGTSGRAAITVLLTPEALYTAHPAADEGTDLVARPLRPGGPAWQVHLQLIPGADLRLTRSGAVLVATDETELVALDPATGKERWSAASPPTLLGDRALLSDWDDDVGVMRLADLATGRILWSRPAEATGAMLDPAGRYLLTLDGLGSAQVWSAADGRPLGSRVVDEAIDPDDPLAVLAGDQAYVLGPTTITALRLPDLKLAWAQPSSVLMPRDAVLCGALLCVLGERGLTAFDPRTGAVRWTAPGWHDYADGVVRSLDGRLALLDLTTGEVLRRLGRGEVTDGLLLRAAGDHTEVTDLRTGRLYGTLPRVLSYGCTAVDDLVACPDRGATVVFRIRRGS from the coding sequence GTGCTCATCGACCTCGACGTGGCGCCGGCCCCCGCCCCGGAGCGGGACCGCCGGATCCCGTGGCGCAAGCTCCGGGGCGCGGCCGCGGCTGCCGTGCTGTTGCTGCTCGGCGGCGCGGCCGCGCCACCCCGGATCGAGGCGTTCCCGCAGATCGCCGGCACCTCGGGCCGGGCCGCGATCACCGTCCTGCTCACCCCGGAGGCGCTGTACACCGCGCACCCGGCCGCCGACGAGGGCACCGACCTGGTCGCCCGGCCGCTGCGGCCGGGCGGCCCGGCCTGGCAGGTCCACCTCCAGCTGATCCCCGGGGCGGATCTCCGGCTGACCCGGTCCGGCGCGGTGCTGGTGGCCACCGACGAGACCGAGCTGGTGGCGCTCGACCCGGCCACCGGGAAGGAGCGCTGGTCGGCGGCGAGCCCGCCGACCCTGCTCGGCGACCGGGCGCTGCTCAGCGACTGGGACGACGACGTCGGCGTCATGCGCCTGGCCGACCTGGCGACCGGCCGGATCCTCTGGAGCCGGCCCGCCGAGGCGACCGGCGCGATGCTCGACCCGGCCGGGCGCTACCTGCTCACCCTGGACGGCCTGGGCAGCGCGCAGGTGTGGTCGGCGGCCGACGGGCGGCCGCTGGGCAGCCGGGTCGTGGACGAGGCGATCGACCCGGACGACCCGCTGGCGGTGCTGGCCGGCGACCAGGCCTACGTGCTGGGCCCGACCACGATCACCGCGCTGCGCCTGCCCGACCTGAAGCTGGCCTGGGCGCAGCCGTCCAGTGTGCTGATGCCGCGCGACGCGGTCCTCTGCGGCGCCCTGCTCTGCGTGCTGGGGGAGCGCGGCCTGACCGCTTTCGACCCGCGCACCGGGGCGGTGCGCTGGACCGCGCCCGGGTGGCACGACTACGCCGACGGGGTGGTCCGTTCCCTGGACGGGCGGCTCGCGCTGCTCGACCTGACGACCGGCGAGGTGCTCCGCAGGCTGGGCCGGGGCGAGGTGACCGACGGCCTGCTGCTGCGCGCGGCCGGTGACCACACCGAGGTCACCGACCTGCGCACCGGCCGGCTGTACGGCACGCTGCCGCGGGTGCTGTCCTACGGCTGCACGGCCGTCGACGACCTGGTGGCCTGCCCGGACCGGGGCGCCACCGTCGTCTTCCGGATCAGAAGAGGGTCGTGA
- the lipB gene encoding lipoyl(octanoyl) transferase LipB gives MTSSVLTVLRPGLVDYRDAWDEQKRLHEAVASGAQPDTILLLEHPSVFTAGKRTEPADRPWDGTPVVDVDRGGKITWHGPGQLVGYPILRLPDPVDVVAYVRRVEQLLIDVCAEFGVPTERVEGRSGAWVRATDGGPDRKIAQIGIRVARGVTLHGFALNCDCDLAAFDRFVPCGIRDAGVTSLSAELGRPVTVAEVMPVVERHLTTLF, from the coding sequence GTGACCTCCTCCGTACTCACCGTTCTGCGCCCCGGGCTGGTCGACTACCGCGACGCGTGGGACGAGCAGAAGCGTTTGCACGAGGCCGTGGCGAGCGGCGCCCAGCCGGACACGATCCTGCTGCTGGAGCACCCCAGCGTCTTCACCGCCGGCAAGCGGACCGAGCCCGCCGACCGGCCGTGGGACGGCACCCCGGTGGTCGACGTCGACCGCGGCGGCAAGATCACCTGGCACGGTCCCGGCCAGCTGGTCGGCTACCCGATCCTGCGCCTGCCCGACCCGGTCGACGTGGTGGCCTATGTCCGCCGGGTCGAGCAGCTGCTGATCGACGTCTGCGCCGAGTTCGGCGTGCCCACCGAGCGGGTCGAGGGCCGCAGCGGCGCCTGGGTCCGGGCCACCGACGGCGGCCCGGACCGGAAGATCGCCCAGATCGGCATCCGGGTGGCCCGTGGTGTCACGCTGCACGGTTTCGCGCTGAACTGTGACTGCGACCTGGCGGCCTTCGACCGGTTCGTGCCGTGCGGGATCCGCGACGCCGGGGTCACCTCACTCAGCGCCGAGCTGGGCCGGCCGGTGACCGTGGCCGAGGTGATGCCGGTGGTCGAGCGGCACCTCACGACCCTCTTCTGA
- a CDS encoding DUF2079 domain-containing protein, giving the protein MSVAAPAPAASADPPSEPVTTSGRRPRAWRAHLTVALIALALAGYVTHGLWADPYRHVLSDNVGDQAFFEWLMGYGYYTVTHGADPFFTDLLNTPLGVNLAANTSITVYTVLLTPLTHLAGPQVSFVTVLTLNLAGSAFAWYLFLRRWLVGNAGAAAVAGLFCGFAPGFISHANGHLNWTAGWVAPVVIWQVLKLREEGRWLRNGIKLGLLLAIGFSIAAEGLFYTALASGIFLLIWSCAKAVRHEARAALGTVLRALGVTAVVAGTLLGYPLYMHFAGPQTFSGTGFNQKYFAEDLGAYLSYPNRSLAGMIGLHKDLAPNRTEETSFFGVPMVVLMVLAFMLLRNRVAPGRRATLRAVGLVGLIFAVLSWGPRLFINKHQYSFPLPYAALQHLPLFDSALPVRFSLVVVGVFGILLALLLDELISRRIPLGAQHGALCAAVVVSLLPLFPLPVRVQHRSPEPAFIANGTWKRYVPEGGTLSALPFALNVTADGQRWQAYTMARGGRQFRIPGGYFLGPQAEGEAGRKLEGQIGAPQRATDWMFLRAAWWGYVVQATNADRAQARADFAYWGLDAVFLPAEITGSDHQTLFRDALLTTATDLLGPPERVDDVLVWRIRRGVDPVDR; this is encoded by the coding sequence ATGTCCGTAGCCGCCCCCGCCCCAGCAGCGTCCGCCGATCCCCCTTCCGAGCCCGTCACCACGTCCGGCCGCCGGCCGCGCGCCTGGCGGGCTCATCTGACCGTGGCTCTGATCGCGCTCGCCCTGGCGGGCTACGTGACCCACGGCCTATGGGCGGACCCGTACCGTCACGTGCTCTCCGACAACGTCGGCGACCAGGCCTTCTTCGAGTGGCTGATGGGGTACGGGTACTACACCGTCACGCACGGCGCGGACCCGTTCTTCACCGACCTGCTGAACACGCCGCTCGGCGTGAACCTGGCCGCGAACACCTCGATCACGGTCTACACGGTGCTGCTGACGCCGCTGACCCACCTGGCCGGCCCGCAGGTCAGCTTCGTGACCGTGCTGACCCTGAACCTGGCCGGCTCCGCCTTCGCGTGGTACCTGTTCCTGCGCCGCTGGCTGGTCGGCAACGCCGGGGCGGCGGCGGTGGCCGGGCTGTTCTGCGGGTTCGCCCCGGGCTTCATCTCGCACGCCAACGGCCACCTGAACTGGACCGCCGGCTGGGTCGCCCCGGTGGTCATCTGGCAGGTGCTCAAGCTGCGCGAGGAGGGTCGCTGGCTGCGCAACGGGATCAAGCTGGGGCTGTTGCTCGCGATCGGCTTCTCGATCGCCGCCGAGGGGCTGTTCTACACCGCCCTGGCCAGCGGCATCTTCCTGCTGATCTGGTCCTGCGCGAAAGCGGTGCGGCACGAGGCGCGGGCCGCGCTGGGCACCGTGCTGCGGGCGCTCGGGGTGACCGCGGTGGTGGCCGGGACGCTGCTCGGCTACCCGCTCTACATGCACTTCGCCGGGCCGCAGACGTTCTCCGGGACCGGGTTCAACCAGAAGTACTTCGCCGAGGACCTCGGGGCGTACCTGTCCTACCCGAACCGGTCGCTGGCCGGGATGATCGGGCTGCACAAGGACCTCGCGCCGAACCGGACCGAGGAGACGTCGTTCTTCGGCGTACCGATGGTGGTCCTGATGGTCCTCGCCTTCATGCTGCTGCGGAACCGGGTCGCGCCGGGGCGGCGGGCCACGCTGCGCGCCGTCGGCCTGGTCGGGCTGATCTTCGCGGTGCTCTCCTGGGGTCCGCGGCTGTTCATCAACAAGCATCAGTACAGCTTCCCGCTGCCCTACGCCGCCCTCCAGCACCTGCCGCTGTTCGACTCGGCGCTGCCGGTCCGGTTCTCGCTGGTCGTGGTCGGGGTGTTCGGCATCCTGCTGGCGCTGCTGCTGGACGAGCTGATCAGCCGGCGGATCCCGCTCGGCGCGCAGCACGGCGCGCTCTGCGCCGCCGTGGTGGTCAGCCTGCTGCCGCTGTTCCCGCTGCCGGTCCGGGTCCAGCACCGCTCGCCGGAGCCGGCGTTCATCGCCAACGGCACCTGGAAGCGGTACGTGCCGGAGGGCGGGACGCTCTCCGCGCTGCCGTTCGCGCTGAACGTGACCGCGGACGGGCAGCGCTGGCAGGCGTACACGATGGCCCGCGGCGGCCGGCAGTTCCGGATCCCGGGCGGTTACTTCCTCGGCCCGCAGGCCGAGGGCGAGGCCGGCCGGAAACTGGAGGGCCAGATCGGCGCTCCGCAGCGGGCCACCGACTGGATGTTCCTGCGCGCCGCCTGGTGGGGTTACGTCGTCCAGGCGACCAACGCGGACCGGGCGCAGGCCCGGGCCGACTTCGCCTACTGGGGCCTGGACGCGGTCTTCCTGCCCGCCGAGATCACCGGCTCCGACCACCAGACCCTGTTCCGGGACGCGTTGCTGACCACCGCCACCGATCTGCTCGGCCCGCCGGAGCGGGTGGACGACGTGCTGGTGTGGCGCATTCGTCGCGGGGTGGACCCGGTCGACCGCTGA
- a CDS encoding TIGR01777 family oxidoreductase, producing MRIVMAGASGFLGTRLADRLRQSGHDVHRLVRQPATWDPGQGRLDPDALAGADAVVNLAGANIGAQRWTANYKRVLRSSRVNTTDTIARTIARLPAADRPRTLLQASAVGWYGDTGDQEVTEEAPAGSTFLADLCRVWEAAARPAEDAGTRVVLLRTAPVLDRTGAPLKPLLPLFKLGGGARLGSGRQWMAWIALGDWLGATEFLLDREDLAGPVNLVSAEQCTNAAFTRTLAAAVHRPALLSVPGPVLDLALGELGGELRHSQRAVPGVLRDAGFSWAYPDIASALQAALRPEPAIGR from the coding sequence ATGCGGATCGTCATGGCCGGTGCGTCCGGCTTTCTCGGCACCCGGCTCGCCGATCGGCTGCGGCAGAGCGGCCACGACGTGCACCGGCTGGTCCGGCAGCCGGCCACCTGGGACCCGGGGCAGGGCCGGCTCGACCCGGACGCGCTGGCCGGCGCGGACGCGGTGGTCAACCTGGCCGGGGCGAACATCGGGGCGCAGCGCTGGACCGCCAACTACAAGCGGGTGCTGCGGTCCAGCCGGGTGAACACCACCGACACGATCGCCCGGACCATCGCCAGACTGCCGGCCGCCGACCGCCCGCGCACGCTGCTGCAGGCCTCCGCGGTGGGGTGGTACGGCGACACCGGCGACCAGGAGGTCACCGAGGAGGCGCCGGCCGGCAGCACCTTCCTGGCCGACCTGTGCCGGGTCTGGGAGGCCGCCGCCCGGCCCGCCGAGGACGCCGGCACCCGGGTCGTGCTGCTGCGCACCGCGCCGGTGCTGGACCGGACCGGCGCGCCGCTGAAACCGCTGCTGCCGCTCTTCAAGCTGGGCGGCGGGGCGCGGCTGGGCAGCGGGCGGCAGTGGATGGCCTGGATCGCGCTGGGCGACTGGCTGGGCGCGACCGAGTTCCTGCTGGACCGCGAGGACCTGGCCGGGCCGGTCAACCTGGTCTCCGCCGAGCAGTGCACCAACGCCGCGTTCACCCGGACGCTGGCCGCCGCGGTGCACCGCCCGGCGCTGCTCTCGGTGCCCGGTCCGGTGCTCGATCTGGCGCTCGGCGAGCTCGGCGGCGAGTTGCGGCACAGTCAGCGGGCGGTGCCCGGAGTGCTGCGCGACGCCGGATTCTCCTGGGCATACCCGGACATCGCGTCCGCTCTGCAGGCGGCTTTGCGACCGGAACCCGCGATCGGCCGCTGA
- the sucB gene encoding 2-oxoglutarate dehydrogenase, E2 component, dihydrolipoamide succinyltransferase, protein MPTSVTMPRLGESVTEGTVTRWLKQEGERVEIDEPLLEVSTDKVDTEIPSPAAGVLSRIVVGEDETAEVGSELAVIAGEGEDAGSSAPAPAQEQEQAQEEPEPPAPTTPSTEKPVEEEAPAPQTASGSAEGTEVTMPALGESVTEGTVTRWLKAVGDTVEVDEPLLEVSTDKVDTEIPSPVAGTLLEIRVPEDETAEVGGVLAIVGSASSAPAAESKPAPAPQVESKPAPQVESKPAPAPQQAQPKAESAPVGESYATPAPAAETKQPAPSAPAQPAAPAAETVKANGAGDAGYVTPLVRKLAAEKGVDLASLTGTGVGGRIRKQDVLDAAEKAAAAKAQAAAPAPAAAAPAAAEAPAKAKAEPSPLRGRTEKLTRIRATIARRMVESLQISAQLTTVVEVDVTKIATLRNKAKADFQAKHGVKLTFLPFFALATVEALQQHPVVNSSIDVEAGTVTYHGAEHLGIAVDAPKGLVVPVIKDAGDLNLAGLAKRIADLADRTRNNKIGPDEIGGGTFTLTNTGSRGALFDTPIINQPQVGILGLGAVVKRPVIVNDPNLGEIIAPRSMVYLALSYDHRIVDGADAARFLGTLKERLEAGHFEADLGL, encoded by the coding sequence ATGCCGACATCGGTAACCATGCCGCGGCTGGGTGAGAGCGTCACCGAGGGCACCGTCACGCGCTGGCTCAAGCAGGAGGGCGAGCGCGTCGAGATCGACGAGCCGCTGCTCGAGGTCTCCACCGACAAGGTCGACACGGAGATCCCGTCGCCCGCCGCGGGTGTGCTCTCCCGCATCGTGGTCGGCGAGGACGAGACCGCGGAGGTCGGCAGCGAGCTGGCCGTCATCGCGGGCGAGGGTGAGGACGCCGGTTCGTCCGCCCCCGCGCCGGCCCAGGAGCAGGAGCAGGCCCAGGAGGAGCCGGAGCCGCCGGCCCCGACCACCCCGTCGACCGAGAAGCCGGTCGAGGAGGAGGCCCCCGCGCCGCAGACGGCGAGCGGCTCCGCCGAGGGCACCGAGGTGACGATGCCGGCGCTCGGCGAGAGCGTCACCGAGGGCACCGTCACCCGCTGGCTCAAGGCGGTCGGCGACACCGTCGAGGTGGACGAGCCGCTGCTCGAGGTCTCCACCGACAAGGTCGACACCGAGATCCCGTCGCCGGTGGCCGGCACGCTGCTGGAGATCCGGGTCCCGGAGGACGAGACCGCCGAGGTCGGTGGCGTGCTCGCGATCGTCGGCTCGGCGTCGTCCGCGCCGGCGGCCGAGTCGAAGCCGGCGCCCGCGCCGCAGGTGGAGTCGAAGCCGGCCCCGCAGGTCGAGTCGAAGCCGGCGCCCGCGCCGCAGCAGGCCCAGCCGAAGGCGGAGTCCGCGCCGGTCGGCGAGTCCTACGCGACCCCGGCCCCGGCCGCGGAGACCAAGCAGCCGGCCCCGTCCGCTCCCGCGCAGCCGGCCGCGCCGGCCGCCGAGACGGTCAAGGCGAACGGCGCCGGCGACGCCGGCTACGTCACCCCGCTGGTCCGCAAGCTGGCCGCGGAGAAGGGCGTGGACCTCGCCTCGCTGACCGGGACCGGCGTCGGAGGCCGGATCCGCAAGCAGGACGTGCTCGACGCCGCCGAGAAGGCGGCCGCGGCCAAGGCCCAGGCCGCCGCGCCGGCGCCCGCCGCCGCTGCCCCGGCCGCCGCCGAGGCCCCGGCCAAGGCGAAGGCCGAGCCGAGCCCGCTGCGCGGCCGCACCGAGAAGCTGACCCGGATCCGGGCCACCATCGCGCGCCGCATGGTCGAGTCGCTGCAGATCTCGGCGCAGCTCACCACGGTCGTCGAGGTGGACGTCACCAAGATCGCGACGCTGCGGAACAAGGCGAAGGCCGACTTCCAGGCCAAGCACGGCGTGAAGCTGACCTTCCTGCCGTTCTTCGCGCTGGCCACGGTCGAGGCGCTGCAGCAGCACCCGGTGGTCAACTCGTCGATCGACGTCGAGGCCGGCACGGTCACCTACCACGGCGCCGAGCACCTGGGCATCGCGGTGGACGCGCCGAAGGGCCTGGTCGTCCCGGTGATCAAGGACGCCGGCGACCTCAACCTGGCCGGGCTGGCCAAGCGGATCGCGGACCTCGCGGACCGCACCCGCAACAACAAGATCGGGCCGGACGAGATCGGCGGCGGCACCTTCACGCTGACCAACACCGGCAGCCGGGGCGCCCTCTTCGACACCCCGATCATCAACCAGCCGCAGGTCGGCATCCTCGGCCTGGGCGCGGTGGTCAAGCGCCCGGTGATCGTCAACGACCCGAACCTCGGCGAGATCATCGCGCCGCGGTCGATGGTCTACCTGGCGCTCAGCTACGACCACCGGATCGTGGACGGCGCGGACGCCGCCCGCTTCCTGGGCACGCTGAAGGAGCGCCTGGAGGCCGGGCACTTCGAGGCCGACCTCGGGCTCTGA
- the lpdA gene encoding dihydrolipoyl dehydrogenase, producing the protein MSQPNGGTFDIVILGAGSGGYAAALRAAELNLSVALIDKAEVGGTCLHRGCIPTKALLHAAEIADQTRESEQFGVKADLVGIDMAGVNSYKDGVVGRLYKGLQGLLGHNKNITLVQGAGKLVGKDTVEVDGQRYTGRNVILATGSYSRTLPGLDIDGQKVIASEHALKLDRVPSSAIVLGGGVIGVEFASVWKSFGADVTIIEALPRLVAAEDEEISKTVERAFRKRKINFKVGKPFEKVEKTADGVKVTIAGGETLEAEVLLVAVGRGPSTAGLGYEEQGITLDRGFVITNERLHTGVGNIYAVGDIVPGLQLAHRGFQQGIFVAEEIAGKNPAVIDEAGIPRVTYSDPEVASVGLTEAKAKEKYGADKVTSYNYNLGGNGKSQILKTAGFVKLVRVEDGPVVGVHMVGARMGELVGEAQLIYNWEAFPEEVAQLVHAHPTQNEALGEAFLALAGKPLHAHS; encoded by the coding sequence GTGAGCCAGCCGAACGGCGGAACCTTCGACATCGTCATTCTCGGCGCAGGCAGCGGCGGGTACGCGGCCGCGCTTCGCGCCGCCGAGCTGAACCTCTCCGTAGCGCTGATCGACAAGGCCGAGGTCGGAGGCACCTGCCTGCACCGGGGCTGCATCCCGACCAAGGCGCTCCTGCACGCGGCGGAGATCGCCGACCAGACGCGGGAGAGCGAGCAGTTCGGCGTGAAGGCCGATCTGGTCGGGATCGACATGGCCGGGGTGAACTCTTACAAGGACGGCGTCGTCGGCCGTCTCTACAAGGGCCTGCAGGGCCTGCTGGGCCACAACAAGAACATCACCCTGGTCCAGGGCGCCGGCAAGCTGGTCGGCAAGGACACCGTCGAGGTCGACGGGCAGCGCTACACCGGGCGGAACGTCATCCTCGCCACCGGTTCCTACTCGCGCACCCTGCCCGGCCTGGACATCGACGGCCAGAAGGTGATCGCCAGCGAGCACGCGCTGAAGCTGGACCGGGTGCCGAGCTCGGCGATCGTGCTGGGCGGCGGCGTGATCGGCGTCGAGTTCGCCAGCGTGTGGAAGTCGTTCGGCGCCGACGTGACCATCATCGAGGCCCTCCCCCGGCTGGTCGCCGCGGAGGACGAGGAGATCTCGAAGACCGTCGAGCGCGCGTTCCGCAAGCGGAAGATCAACTTCAAGGTCGGCAAGCCGTTCGAGAAGGTCGAGAAGACCGCGGACGGCGTCAAGGTGACCATCGCCGGCGGCGAGACCCTGGAGGCCGAGGTGCTGCTGGTCGCGGTCGGCCGCGGCCCGTCGACGGCCGGCCTGGGCTACGAGGAGCAGGGCATCACCCTGGACCGCGGCTTCGTGATCACCAACGAGCGCCTGCACACCGGCGTCGGCAACATCTACGCGGTCGGCGACATCGTGCCCGGCCTGCAGCTCGCGCACCGCGGCTTCCAGCAGGGCATCTTCGTGGCCGAGGAGATCGCCGGGAAGAACCCGGCGGTGATCGACGAGGCCGGCATCCCGCGGGTCACCTACTCCGACCCGGAGGTCGCGTCGGTCGGGCTCACCGAGGCCAAGGCCAAGGAGAAGTACGGCGCCGACAAGGTCACGTCGTACAACTACAACCTGGGCGGCAACGGCAAGAGCCAGATCCTCAAGACGGCCGGCTTCGTCAAGCTGGTCCGGGTCGAGGACGGCCCGGTGGTCGGCGTCCACATGGTCGGCGCCCGGATGGGCGAGCTGGTCGGTGAGGCGCAGCTGATCTACAACTGGGAGGCCTTCCCGGAGGAGGTCGCCCAGCTGGTGCACGCCCACCCGACGCAGAACGAGGCGCTGGGCGAGGCTTTCCTCGCGCTCGCGGGCAAGCCCCTGCACGCGCACAGCTGA